A single genomic interval of Ischnura elegans chromosome 3, ioIscEleg1.1, whole genome shotgun sequence harbors:
- the LOC124154926 gene encoding uncharacterized protein LOC124154926 has translation MEQLLKPERFDTDPSHVGAESKWKHWKRTFANFLGQVNKVSEDGKLQLLCNYVSANVFRYISDSENYSDAIKILDSLYITKRNEIFARHCLASRTQQTGESVDEYLQVLKQMSKDCEFQAVTADKYKDEYIRDSFIRGLKSSRIRERLLENTNVTLEKAHDQARSLELAELHSASYLNTADSTPVAAADHREDSPEDTTTTSAALVRSEKCFFCGNKRHPRDSCPAKDIICRGCGKKGHYQKVCKSRFKHSSTNSTASTSFLASAVTAPLCLQKSMTKVLINGVELNALINTGSSLSFLNERFVERCGIVVKPYSGKITMANSSLSSDVTGCGTLTLKIQTYTYANIKVLIMKNLCADFLIGHDLLKSHSSVEIEFHGEQTPLKICSLATARVPAASLFANLTPDCKPVITKSRRHTESDKIFIAAEVEKLLKEGVIEPSNSPWRAQVFVVKGENHKPRMVVDYSQTINKFTMLDAYPLPRIEELVRNVSQYKIFSTIDLKSAYHQVPILESDKPYTAFEAAGKLYQFRRIPFGVTNGVPAFQRNIDRIIKEEKLKGTFPYLDDVTVCGHDQQEHDQNLERFLGAVEKYNLTLNQDKCKYSTKSVKILGYLIEDRVIKPDPDRLAPLMNLPVPNDMPALQRTLGMFAHYCRWIPKFSEKIRPFLVKGPFPLSEEAVTTFNSLKKDVAEASHSAIEENTPFRVETDASEFAIGATLSQAERPIAFFSRTLNAAEQRHSSVEKEAYAIVESLRNWRHYLIGRHFEVITDQRSVAFMFDQYHSSKIKNEKIMRWRLELANYKFDIIYRPGNQNTTADTMSRITASTYLEGRMNLKELHDALCHPGVTRMHHWVRAKNLPYTLEEIKGVINSCTCCNELKPRFCRNEGQLIKATSPFERLSLDFKGPLPSSSKNRFLLTIVDEYSRFPFAFPCTDISASTVVRVLTMVFSLFGTPAYIHSDRGASFMSHELKSFLTSLGIATSRTTAYSPQGNGQVERYNGIIWKTVLLTLKSKGLKTEQWEEVLQSALHSIRSLLCTSTNATPHERMFTHPRRSFNGRSLPTWLTKPGQVLMKNHLRHSKYDPIVQEVELIEANPDYAYVKLPNGQESSVSIRHLAPRGDFPVKLDGPPLSPSIDSGELTSQNSSCDEETGQDKGIPNSSKSVSEQPKSPSPQKGSPRGRQRRLPAYLNDYIRY, from the coding sequence ATGGAACAGCTTTTAAAGCCAGAAAGATTTGATACTGACCCTTCACATGTGGGTGCTGAATCGAAGTGGAAACACTGGAAAAGAACATTTGCTAATTTCCTGGGCCAAGTGAACAAGGTTTCAGAAGATGGTAAACTGCAATTACTCTGCAATTATGTATCTGCTAACGTCTTTCGGTATATTAGTGACTCAGAAAACTACTCAGATGCCATCAAAATACTAGATTCATTATATATcacaaaacgaaatgaaatatttgcaagacACTGCCTAGCATCTAGAACTCAGCAGACGGGTGAATCAGTCGATGAATATCTCCAGGTATTAAAACAAATGAGCAAAGATTGTGAATTTCAAGCAGTAACAGCTGATAAATATAAAGATGAGTACATAAGGGATTCTTTCATACGAGGCCTCAAGAGCTCTCGTATTCGAGAAAGATTACTGGAAAACACCAACGTCACATTAGAGAAGGCCCATGACCAGGCTAGGTCACTTGAGCTGGCTGAGCTACATTCAGCGTCTTATCTGAATACAGCAGATTCAACTCCTGTTGCTGCTGCTGACCATAGAGAAGATAGCCCTGAAGATACTACAACAACATCAGCTGCTTTGGTACGatctgaaaaatgtttcttttgtggtAACAAACGGCACCCAAGGGACTCTTGCCCAGCAAAGGATATTATCTGTAGAGGTTGCGGAAAAAAAGGACATTACCAAAAAGTATGTAAATCAAGATTTAAACATTCATCTACAAATTCAACAGCTTCTACGTCGTTTTTGGCTTCTGCAGTAACAGCACCTCTATGCCTTCAAAAATCCATGACTAAGGTATTGATCAATGGAGTGGAACTAAATGCACTTATCAATACTGGAAGTTCTCTTAGTTTCTTGAATGAACGTTTTGTGGAGAGATGCGGAATAGTCGTTAAGCCTTACTCCGGTAAGATAACCATGGCTAATTCTTCTTTGAGTTCTGATGTTACTGGATGTGGTACGCTGACCTTGAAGATTCAGACCTATACATATGCAAATATTAAGgtgttaatcatgaaaaatctgTGTGCTGACTTCCTGATTGGGCACGATCTTCTGAAGAGTCACTCATCTGTAGAAATAGAATTCCATGGAGAACAAACACCTCTTAAAATCTGCTCACTAGCTACTGCTCGAGTTCCAGCAGCATCGCTATTTGCCAATCTCACACCAGACTGCAAACCCGTCATAACTAAGTCAAGACGTCACACAGAATCCGACAAAATATTCATCGCTGctgaagtggaaaaattgctcaaAGAAGGTGTAATAGAACCTAGTAACTCACCATGGCGTGCTCAAGTTTTTGTAGTTAAGGGAGAAAATCATAAACCTAGGATGGTAGTTGACTACTCACaaactattaataaatttacaatgctTGATGCCTACCCTCTCCCAAGAATAGAGGAGTTGGTACGGAATGTATCACAATACAAGATATTCAGCACCATTGACCTCAAGAGTGCCTATCACCAAGTACCTATTCTAGAATCAGATAAGCCATATACTGCTTTTGAAGCTGCTGGAAAACTTTACCAGTTCCGCAGAATTCCTTTCGGGGTAACTAACGGTGTCCCAGCTTTCCAGAGAAACATTGACAGAATTATCAAGGAAGAAAAGCTCAAAGGTACTTTTCCTTATCTAGATGATGTAACAGTTTGCGGCCATGACCAACAGGAACATGACCaaaatttggaaagatttttagGTGCAGTAGAAAAGTATAATCTGACATTAAACcaagataaatgtaaatattcaactaaatctgtgaaaatattaggatatCTGATCGAAGATAGAGTTATAAAGCCTGATCCGGATAGGCTTGCACCTTTGATGAACCTACCTGTCCCAAATGACATGCCAGCCCTTCAGAGAACCTTAGGTATGTTTGCTCACTATTGCCGATGGATTCCcaaattttcagagaagattCGCCCTTTTCTGGTAAAAGGACCATTCCCGCTGTCTGAAGAAGCTGTGACAACATTCAATTCACTCAAGAAAGATGTAGCAGAGGCATCACACTCtgcaatagaagaaaatacaccTTTTCGAGTAGAAACTGACGCTTCAGAGTTTGCCATTGGGGCCACCCTGAGTCAAGCCGAACGTCCCATTGCCTTTTTCTCTAGGACACTTAATGCAGCTGAGCAAAGACATTCCTCTGTTGAGAAGGAAGCTTATGCTATTGTGGAATCACTGAGGAACTGGAGACACTACCTTATCGGAAGACATTTTGAGGTCATCACTGACCAGAGGTCTGTTGCCTTCATGTTTGATCAGTATCactcaagtaaaataaagaatgagaaaattatgagatggcGACTTGAATTAGCTAATTACAAATTCGATATCATTTACCGACCAGGCAACCAAAACACAACTGCAGACACAATGTCGAGGATTACAGCAAGTACCTacttagagggaagaatgaaccTCAAAGAACTACATGATGCTTTATGTCATCCGGGTGTAACAAGAATGCACCACTGGGTTAGAGCTAAAAACCTGCCCTACACACTAGAAGAAATTAAAGGAGTGATTAATTCTTGCACCTGCTGCAATGAATTAAAACCTCGATTCTGTAGAAATGAAGGGCAGCTTATAAAGGCAACTTCTCCATTTGAGAGATTAAGCTTAGACTTCAAAGGACCCTTACCTAGCTCATCCAAGAACCGTTTTCTACTGACTATTGTTGATGAATATTCAAGGTTCCCTTTTGCATTTCCTTGTACAGATATTTCGGCATCTACTGTTGTGAGAGTATTGACTATGGTGTTTTCGCTCTTTGGTACACCAGCTTATATACATTCCGACAGAGGAGCTTCGTTCATGTCACATGAACTGAAATCATTTCTCACCTCCTTAGGCATTGCTACAAGTAGAACTACTGCCTACAGCCCCCAAGGAAATGGTCAGGTCGAAAGATACAATGGAATAATATGGAAGACTGTACTTTTGACCTTAAAGTCAAAAGGGTTAAAGACAGAACAATGGGAAGAAGTGCTTCAGTCAGCACTTCACTCTATTAGATCACTGTTGTGCACCTCAACAAATGCTACCCCACATGAACGTATGTTCACTCATCCCAGAAGATCTTTCAATGGTCGCTCCTTGCCTACATGGTTAACTAAACCAGgtcaagttttaatgaaaaaccatttgcGGCACAGCAAGTATGACCCGATTGTTCAGGAAGTCGAATTAATAGAGGCAAATCCAGACTATGCATATGTAAAGCTTCCCAATGGGCAAGAATCAAGTGTTTCCATTAGACATTTGGCTCCAAGAGGGGACTTCCCAGTCAAGCTTGACGGACCTCCCTTGAGCCCATCTATTGACTCCGGAGAACTGACATCACAAAACTCCTCATGCGATGAAGAGACAGGGCAAGATAAGGGCATACCTAATTCGAGTAAGAGTGTCTCTGAACAACCCAAGAGTCCATCTCCACAGAAAGGTTCTCCACGTGGACGGCAGCGAAGGCTACCAGCCTATCTAAATGACTACATCAGATACTAA